One stretch of Vulpes lagopus strain Blue_001 chromosome 12, ASM1834538v1, whole genome shotgun sequence DNA includes these proteins:
- the LOC121474129 gene encoding olfactory receptor 1L8-like, whose protein sequence is MARVNQTSSVSEFILLGLSSQPEDQKPLFILFLTMYLITIIGNLLIILAIHSDPQLQTPMYFFLSFLSFTDICFTTTVVPRMLVNFLSKKTISYAGCLTQMYFIYALGNTDSCLLAVMAFDRYVAICDPFHYVTTMNRRCCVLLVAFSCSLPHFHSLVHTLLLNSLTFCDSNVIHHFLCDLSPLMKLSCSSTFVNEVVIISEGSVVLVTPFLCITLSYVRILITVLKIPSAAGKRKAFSTCGSHLTVVILFYGSIFYVYLQPLSTYSARDHIATIVYTVLSSMLNPFIYSLRNKDLKQGLRKLMGRWNSQATPS, encoded by the coding sequence ATGGCAAGGGTCAACCAAACCAGCAGTGTCTCTGAGTTCATTCTCCTGGGACTCTCCTCCCAGCCTGAGGACCAGAAGCCACTCTTTATCCTCTTCCTCACCATGTACCTGATCACCATAATAGGGAACCTACTCATCATCCTGGCCATCCATTCTGATCCCCAGCTCCAGACCCCCatgtatttcttcttgagtttCCTGTCCTTCACTGATATTTGCTTTACAACAACTGTTGTCCCCAGGATGCTAGTGAACTTCCTTTCTAAGAAGACCATCTCCTATGCTGGGTGTCTGACACAGATGTATTTCATTTATGCTCTGGGCAACACCGACAGCTGCCTTCTGGCAGTCATGGCCTTTGACCGCTATGTGGCTATCTGTGACCCCTTCCACTACGTCACCACCATGAACCGCCGCTGCTGTGTCCTGCTGGTGGCCTTTTCCTGCTCACTTCCCCACTTCCACTCACTCGTACACACACTGCTACTGAACAGTCTCACCTTCTGTGACTCCAATGTCATCCACCACTTCCTCTGTGACCTCAGTCCCTTGATGAAATTGTCCTGTTCCTCCACATTTGTCAATGAAGTTGTGATAATATCAGAGGGTTCTGTTGTTTTGGTGACTCCATTTCTGTGCATCACTCTCTCTTATGTACGAATTCTCATCACAGTTCTTAAGATCCCTTCAGCTGCTGGGAAACGCAAAGCCTTCTCCACCTGTGGCTCTCACCTCACCGTGGTCATACTCTTTTATGGAAGCATCTTCTATGTCTATTTACAGCCCCTGTCCACCTACAGTGCCAGGGACCACATAGCAACAATTGTCTACACAGTTCTTTCCTCCATGCTAAACCCTTTTATCTACAGCCTGAGAAACAAAGACCTGAAACAGGGCCTAAGGAAGCTGATGGGCAGGTGGAATTCTCAAGCAACACCCTCTTGA